Within Limanda limanda chromosome 1, fLimLim1.1, whole genome shotgun sequence, the genomic segment acaaagtgagaactaaatatgtgtgataaaggaaggtcagtgtttgattgacagctgatctctgtgcggagcagaaacgtcaccacgacgaactttgatcaacaaacatggagacaaaagaagttaaagatttacacacagaatctaaatcactgcttttaatgacttgagtctatttgagtttacagaactcagctgtggatccataATAATGACCCCCagctccagcatagagaggctgagtgaatgtggtctggactctatggaggagagtcatggtgtcagagactctgtagaaggacagaacacctgcactgtgatccaggtacactccgactctggaggacacaggacctgacactggagtactgatgctgttgtaataaaagttatAGCTGTTTCCAAGACgagataatgaccaagatttatcattggaTCCAAATAGACATTCATGtgagtttcctgctctgctgatattcttgtatgtgactgctacacgaACTTCTCctaccccctccccccccacctccacctcccagtaacaacgtccagtcagactctttctactcaggacctgacaccaagcagtgaatctgtctgggtgattagaataagactgttctCCTCTCATTagtgttacttttctgtttccctcagataataacagacgtttgtgtgctgtgtttggatccagtgtaatttcctgtgaatattttaagaagtcagctttggtctctggctctggttgatgcggtaaaacatccacttgagacacaatctgaaaaatctctgtctctgtctcactcagaatgtcctgtagtcgacctctgacctgtgacacagctgctgtaacctcctcaaagtccctcagaggacggatcctgatgctggatgagtgtgtagattcactgagtggtgacagtgaggggtagttgtgtagaagctggttgtgatcctctgtgtctgagagctgcttcagttcatggtctttcctcttcagctcagtgatctcctgctccagtctctcctgaagctctctgactcgactcacttcagtttcctgctgggatctgatctgctgcttcacatcagagcttcttttctccagcagacggatcatctcagtgaagatctcctcactgtcctccactgctttatcagcagagccattgagggcctcctcctcctgttgaagcagtttcacgtctttctctgtgtcctggactctctgctggatcgtttgtctcctcagcccgagctctctctgcctctcagtcctttctgctgcagctgtaactgtgtcgtggcctttatgttcctccacagagcagatataacagatacactgctgatcagtgcggcagaacatcttcatcacttcgtcgtgacgagagcagatgttctcctggagcttctccgagggctccaccagcttgtgcttcttaaatgcagctgactgatgatgaggctggaggtgtttttcacaataagaggctaAACAatccaaacaggacttgagagctttcagttttctcccagtgcagacatcacaggccacatcttcaggtccagcatagcagtgatcagcaggagcagcttggagtccagtcttcttcagctcctccactaaatcagctaacatggtgtttttcagcaggacaggcctcggtgtgaaggtctgtctacactgaggacagctgtagcttcctctctcctcctctttgtcccagtgggtgttaatacagctcttacagtagctgtgtccacagacagtagtcaccggatccttcagcggatccagacagatcgaacagcagaatctttctctgtccagttgattttcttgctgcgccatttcagctgctgccagtgactgtaaaacagtttcacttcctctgaacagaaacagatctttGCTCCCccctctctcgttcactccctgcagtgactcatctaCCACAGgtcacagcttgttgttcactggttcttacactgacacacttgtgaagggaggagacacagtcATATCCTGACTGGGAGGAACTGGTTGTGAGTTCTTTATCTGTGGTATCACATTTCAAAGTGAATAGTTGCACTGGGAACTGTAACATTCAGGTCACAACAGCACAGGTTGTAAGATTCCAATTCTTCAAATAGGGAATGATGCACAACTGACAAAACTACACAGAATATagataaaaactattttaagGTAATGCAGAATATGAGGAATATAGATATTTGCTCTACATTTTTAgagcccgagcactgacagacgagaggccctattgaaattgtaaggattattctgagcctCGCCACTGTCACTGCTCTGCTCATGGCCCAAGTCCTGGTTTG encodes:
- the LOC133003084 gene encoding tripartite motif-containing protein 16-like — protein: MAQQENQLDRERFCCSICLDPLKDPVTTVCGHSYCKSCINTHWDKEEERGSYSCPQCRQTFTPRPVLLKNTMLADLVEELKKTGLQAAPADHCYAGPEDVACDVCTGRKLKALKSCLDCLASYCEKHLQPHHQSAAFKKHKLVEPSEKLQENICSRHDEVMKMFCRTDQQCICYICSVEEHKGHDTVTAAAERTERQRELGLRRQTIQQRVQDTEKDVKLLQQEEEALNGSADKAVEDSEEIFTEMIRLLEKRSSDVKQQIRSQQETEVSRVRELQERLEQEITELKRKDHELKQLSDTEDHNQLLHNYPSLSPLSESTHSSSIRIRPLRDFEEVTAAVSQVRGRLQDILSETETEIFQIVSQVDVLPHQPEPETKADFLKYSQEITLDPNTAHKRLLLSEGNRKVTLMRGEQSYSNHPDRFTAWCQVLSRKSLTGRCYWEVEVGGEGVGEVRVAVTYKNISRAGNSHECLFGSNDKSWSLSRLGNSYNFYYNSISTPVSGPVSSRVGVYLDHSAGVLSFYRVSDTMTLLHRVQTTFTQPLYAGAGGHYYGSTAEFCKLK